A genomic region of Haemorhous mexicanus isolate bHaeMex1 chromosome 14, bHaeMex1.pri, whole genome shotgun sequence contains the following coding sequences:
- the NALF2 gene encoding NALCN channel auxiliary factor 2, with translation MIRGAWMSPRGGAAGGAVCCAPRRSDKPVADPERAQKWRLSLASLLFFTVLLSDHLWLCAGAKLRARERPRGRGPRALLAAEPAGGGGGGGSCEALLGNLSRGPGGPCPAAHGDLDSACARLLAPQRPRAPGAPLRSPPAAAAAAAPFFASPSSKRTFLQAYFRNFNLSFCDTYTIWDLLREMAGPDGLDCSLDNLMVDLVVAAAGALDGEACSSCVQAYQRLDQHAQEKYEEFDLLLEKYLQSEEYSVRSCLTDCKAVYKAWLCSEYFNVTQQQCRQRIPCKQYCLEVQTRCPFVLPDNDELIYGGLPGFICTGLLENQLPDEEAKCCEVQWDSCEHPPDSNEDTSPKSTASESLHFHRHDPHLHHQRQNHYHLYHHHHQYHQYHQPRSPSLLPVSAGSRLGSSRIRLCVLVLMLLHTMVSFSSVHGGAGGLGLEAPPALEESVARDE, from the exons ATGATCCGCGGCGCCTGGATGTCCCCCCGCGGGGGCGCCGCCGGCGGGGCCGTGTGCTGCGCGCCGCGCCGCAGCGACAAGCCGGTGGCCGACCCCGAGCGGGCGCAGAAATGGCGCCTGTCGCTCGCCTCGCTCCTCTTTTTCACCGTGCTCCTCTCCGACCATCTGTGGCTCTGCGCCGGGGCCAAGCTGCGAGcgcgggagcggccgcggggccgcgggcCGCGGGCGCTGCTGGCGGCCGAgccggcgggcggcggcggcggtggcggcaGCTGCGAGGCCCTGCTGGGCAACCTGAgccgcggccccggcgggccctgccccgccgcccACGGGGACCTGGACTCGGCGTGCGCCCGGCTACTCGCCCCGCAGCGCCCGCGGGCCCCCGGCGCACCCCTGCGCtcgccccccgccgccgccgccgccgccgcgcccttCTTCGCCTCGCCCTCCTCCAAAAGGACCTTCCTGCAGGCTTACTTCAGGAACTTCAACCTCTCCTTTTGTGATACTTACACGATCTGGGACCTGCTGCGGGAGATGGCCGGCCCCGACGGCCTGGACTGCAGCCTGGACAACCTGATGGTGGACCTGGTGGTGGCGGCGGCCGGGGCGCTGGATGGGGAGGCCTGTAGCAGCTGCGTCCAGGCGTACCAGCGGCTGGACCAACACGCTCAGGAAAAATACGAGGAGTTCGACCTCTTGCTGGAGAAGTACTTGCAATCGGAAGAGTACTCGGTCAGATCCTGCCTGACGGACTGCAAG GCTGTCTACAAGGCGTGGCTGTGCTCCGAGTACTTCAACGTGACCCAGCAGCAGTGCCGGCAGCGGATCCCATGCAAGCAATACTGCCTGGAGGTGCAGACCAGGTGCCCCTTCGTGTTACCGGACAATGATGAGCTGATCTATGGAGGTTTGCCTGGCTTCATCTGTACGG ggctgctggagaacCAGCTGCCCGACGAGGAGGCCAAGTGCTGCGAGGTGCAATGGGACTCCTGCGAGCACCCCCCAGACAGCAACGAGGACacatcccccaaatccacagcGTCAGAGTCGCTCCATTTCCACCGCCACGACCCCCACCTCCATCACCAGAGGCAGAACCACTACCACCtctaccaccaccaccaccagtaCCACCAGTACCACCAGCCTCGCTCCCCGTCCTTGCTGCCGGTCTCTGCGGGGTCTCGCCTCGGCAGCAGCAGGATCAGACTGTGCGTGCTGGTCCTGATGCTCCTCCACACCATGGTGTCCTTCTCGAGCGTGCACGGCGGCGCCGGGGGGCTCGGCCTGGAGGCCCCGCCCGCCCTGGAGGAGAGCGTGGCCCGGGACGAGTGA